One Gossypium raimondii isolate GPD5lz chromosome 3, ASM2569854v1, whole genome shotgun sequence genomic window carries:
- the LOC105794133 gene encoding E3 ubiquitin-protein ligase SIS3 isoform X2, translating to MLATSVIIVAINWKRYHHCTYPLHIWIVVDYSTVFIFRLLMFVDNGLAAGMGLDFGWQQRYARFCGRIVVLSILSMLLYPFLWAWTVIGTLWFTSARNCLPKEGQKYGFLIWLLFSYCGLLCIACMSVGKWMTRRQAHLLRAQQGIPISEYGVLVDMIRVPDWAFEAAGQEMRGMGQDTAPYHPGLYLTPAQREAVEALIQELPKFRLKAVPTDCSECPICLEEFHVGNEVRGLPCAHNFHVECIDQWLRLNVKCPRCRCSVFPNLDLSALSNLRSADSERSSASIVTTTQYVRTQPLSQSYLLRLQGLLRPVRTGNAGAPSDADVALDTAENGAFNVATQDSTGREAVGHALGGLSTPPHH from the exons ATGCTGGCTACAAGTGT AATCATTGTTGCTATCAATTGGAAGCGTTATCATCATTGTACATACCCGTTGCATATATGGATCGTG GTTGACTACTCTACTGTCTTCATTTTTCGTCTTTTGATGTTTGTAGATAATGGACTTGCCGCTGGAATGGGTTT GGATTTTGGGTGGCAGCAGAGGTATGCTCGATTTTGTGGAAGAATAGTGGTCCTTTCAATTCTGTCTATGCTACTTTATCCGTTTCTTTGGGCCTGGACTGTAATTGGCACTCTATGGTTCACTAGTGCTAGGAACTGT TTGCCAAAAGAAGGTCAGAAATATGGTTTCCTGATTTGGCTGCTTTTCAGTTACTGTGGACTGCTTTGCATTGCTTGTATGTCTGTTGGAAAG TGGATGACACGGAGACAAGCACACTTATTACGTGCTCAGCAGGGTATTCCTATTTCAGAATATGGG GTTTTGGTAGACATGATTCGAGTACCAGATTGGGCATTTGAGGCTGCTGGTCAAGAGATGAGAGGCATGGGCCAAGATACTGCACCATACCATCCTGGACTTTATTTGACTCCTGCTCAG AGAGAAGCAGTGGAAGCACTCATTCAGGAGCTTCCAAAATTCAGGTTGAAGGCTGTTCCAACTGATTGCAGTGAATGTCCAATCTGCTTGGAAGAGTTCCATGTAGGGAATGAG GTTCGTGGATTGCCTTGTGCTCACAATTTTCATGTAGAGTGCATTGACCAGTGGCTTAGACTGAATGTGAAGTGTCCTCGATGCCGATGTTCTGTGTTCCCAAATCTTGACTTAAGTGCCTTATCCAATCTCCGAAGTGCTGATTCGGAACGGTCATCTGCCAGCATAGTCACAACAACCCAATACGTGAGAACTCAGCCTCTCAGCCAGAGCTATTTATTGAGATTGCAAGGTCTACTCCGCCCAGTCCGAACAGGCAATGCTGGGGCACCAAGTGATGCAGATGTTGCTTTAGACACTGCTGAAAATGGAGCCTTTAATGTGGCAACTCAGGATTCTACAGGCAGAGAAGCTGTAGGACATGCGCTTGGTGGTCTCTCCACTCCACCACACCACTGA
- the LOC105794133 gene encoding E3 ubiquitin-protein ligase SIS3 isoform X1: MAIRGVDFKWYDGFFLSMLATSVIIVAINWKRYHHCTYPLHIWIVVDYSTVFIFRLLMFVDNGLAAGMGLDFGWQQRYARFCGRIVVLSILSMLLYPFLWAWTVIGTLWFTSARNCLPKEGQKYGFLIWLLFSYCGLLCIACMSVGKWMTRRQAHLLRAQQGIPISEYGVLVDMIRVPDWAFEAAGQEMRGMGQDTAPYHPGLYLTPAQREAVEALIQELPKFRLKAVPTDCSECPICLEEFHVGNEVRGLPCAHNFHVECIDQWLRLNVKCPRCRCSVFPNLDLSALSNLRSADSERSSASIVTTTQYVRTQPLSQSYLLRLQGLLRPVRTGNAGAPSDADVALDTAENGAFNVATQDSTGREAVGHALGGLSTPPHH, translated from the exons ATGGCAATCAGAGGTGTCGATTTCAAGTG GTATGATGGGTTCTTCTTGTCTATGCTGGCTACAAGTGT AATCATTGTTGCTATCAATTGGAAGCGTTATCATCATTGTACATACCCGTTGCATATATGGATCGTG GTTGACTACTCTACTGTCTTCATTTTTCGTCTTTTGATGTTTGTAGATAATGGACTTGCCGCTGGAATGGGTTT GGATTTTGGGTGGCAGCAGAGGTATGCTCGATTTTGTGGAAGAATAGTGGTCCTTTCAATTCTGTCTATGCTACTTTATCCGTTTCTTTGGGCCTGGACTGTAATTGGCACTCTATGGTTCACTAGTGCTAGGAACTGT TTGCCAAAAGAAGGTCAGAAATATGGTTTCCTGATTTGGCTGCTTTTCAGTTACTGTGGACTGCTTTGCATTGCTTGTATGTCTGTTGGAAAG TGGATGACACGGAGACAAGCACACTTATTACGTGCTCAGCAGGGTATTCCTATTTCAGAATATGGG GTTTTGGTAGACATGATTCGAGTACCAGATTGGGCATTTGAGGCTGCTGGTCAAGAGATGAGAGGCATGGGCCAAGATACTGCACCATACCATCCTGGACTTTATTTGACTCCTGCTCAG AGAGAAGCAGTGGAAGCACTCATTCAGGAGCTTCCAAAATTCAGGTTGAAGGCTGTTCCAACTGATTGCAGTGAATGTCCAATCTGCTTGGAAGAGTTCCATGTAGGGAATGAG GTTCGTGGATTGCCTTGTGCTCACAATTTTCATGTAGAGTGCATTGACCAGTGGCTTAGACTGAATGTGAAGTGTCCTCGATGCCGATGTTCTGTGTTCCCAAATCTTGACTTAAGTGCCTTATCCAATCTCCGAAGTGCTGATTCGGAACGGTCATCTGCCAGCATAGTCACAACAACCCAATACGTGAGAACTCAGCCTCTCAGCCAGAGCTATTTATTGAGATTGCAAGGTCTACTCCGCCCAGTCCGAACAGGCAATGCTGGGGCACCAAGTGATGCAGATGTTGCTTTAGACACTGCTGAAAATGGAGCCTTTAATGTGGCAACTCAGGATTCTACAGGCAGAGAAGCTGTAGGACATGCGCTTGGTGGTCTCTCCACTCCACCACACCACTGA
- the LOC105794133 gene encoding E3 ubiquitin-protein ligase SIS3 isoform X3, with the protein MFVDNGLAAGMGLDFGWQQRYARFCGRIVVLSILSMLLYPFLWAWTVIGTLWFTSARNCLPKEGQKYGFLIWLLFSYCGLLCIACMSVGKWMTRRQAHLLRAQQGIPISEYGVLVDMIRVPDWAFEAAGQEMRGMGQDTAPYHPGLYLTPAQREAVEALIQELPKFRLKAVPTDCSECPICLEEFHVGNEVRGLPCAHNFHVECIDQWLRLNVKCPRCRCSVFPNLDLSALSNLRSADSERSSASIVTTTQYVRTQPLSQSYLLRLQGLLRPVRTGNAGAPSDADVALDTAENGAFNVATQDSTGREAVGHALGGLSTPPHH; encoded by the exons ATGTTTGTAGATAATGGACTTGCCGCTGGAATGGGTTT GGATTTTGGGTGGCAGCAGAGGTATGCTCGATTTTGTGGAAGAATAGTGGTCCTTTCAATTCTGTCTATGCTACTTTATCCGTTTCTTTGGGCCTGGACTGTAATTGGCACTCTATGGTTCACTAGTGCTAGGAACTGT TTGCCAAAAGAAGGTCAGAAATATGGTTTCCTGATTTGGCTGCTTTTCAGTTACTGTGGACTGCTTTGCATTGCTTGTATGTCTGTTGGAAAG TGGATGACACGGAGACAAGCACACTTATTACGTGCTCAGCAGGGTATTCCTATTTCAGAATATGGG GTTTTGGTAGACATGATTCGAGTACCAGATTGGGCATTTGAGGCTGCTGGTCAAGAGATGAGAGGCATGGGCCAAGATACTGCACCATACCATCCTGGACTTTATTTGACTCCTGCTCAG AGAGAAGCAGTGGAAGCACTCATTCAGGAGCTTCCAAAATTCAGGTTGAAGGCTGTTCCAACTGATTGCAGTGAATGTCCAATCTGCTTGGAAGAGTTCCATGTAGGGAATGAG GTTCGTGGATTGCCTTGTGCTCACAATTTTCATGTAGAGTGCATTGACCAGTGGCTTAGACTGAATGTGAAGTGTCCTCGATGCCGATGTTCTGTGTTCCCAAATCTTGACTTAAGTGCCTTATCCAATCTCCGAAGTGCTGATTCGGAACGGTCATCTGCCAGCATAGTCACAACAACCCAATACGTGAGAACTCAGCCTCTCAGCCAGAGCTATTTATTGAGATTGCAAGGTCTACTCCGCCCAGTCCGAACAGGCAATGCTGGGGCACCAAGTGATGCAGATGTTGCTTTAGACACTGCTGAAAATGGAGCCTTTAATGTGGCAACTCAGGATTCTACAGGCAGAGAAGCTGTAGGACATGCGCTTGGTGGTCTCTCCACTCCACCACACCACTGA